A section of the Triplophysa dalaica isolate WHDGS20190420 chromosome 8, ASM1584641v1, whole genome shotgun sequence genome encodes:
- the glra2 gene encoding glycine receptor subunit alpha-2, with protein MTRASVKLLTTFLACFIEIHNFFSVTEGKEHERTSSSAMSPSDFLDKLMGKTSGYDARIRPNFKGPPVNVTCNIFINSFGSVTETTMDYRVNIFLRQKWNDPRLAYSEYPDSSLDLDPSMLDSIWKPDLFFANEKGANFHDVTTDNKLLRIFKDGTLLYSIRLTLILSCPMDLKNFPMDVQTCSMQLESFGYTMNDLIFEWLDQGPVQMADGLTLPQFIMREEKELGYCTKHYNTGKFTCIEVKFHLERQMGYYLIQMYIPSLLIVILSWVSFWINMDAAPARVALGITTVLTMTTQSSGSRASLPKVSYVKAIDIWMSVCLLFVFAALLEYAGVNFVSRQQKELLRLKRRQRRNLKEDELQDGRLHFTAYSITSCVKDGNAVKSPSMNSVQTPGLKDTEPNRRKFLDRAKRIDTISRAAFPLAFLIFNIFYWITYKIIRHDSARKV; from the exons ATGACTCGCGCTTCTGTTAAACTCCTAACAACTTTCCTCGCGTGTTTTATAGAAATACACAACTTCTTCAG TGTAACAGAAGGAAAAGAGCATGAAAGAACATCTTCGTCTGCAATGTCACCCTCAGATTTTCTGGATAAACTCATGGGAAAGACGTCAGGTTATGACGCCCGCATTAGACCCAACTTCAAAG GTCCTCCAGTCAACGTGACATGTAATATTTTCATCAACAGTTTTGGCTCGGTGACAGAGACCACCATG GATTACAGAGTCAATATCTTCTTGAGGCAGAAATGGAACGACCCGCGGCTGGCGTACAGTGAATATCCCGACTCATCTCTGGATCTGGATCCGTCTATGCTGGACTCCATCTGGAAACCGGACCTGTTCTTCGCCAACGAGAAAGGAGCAAACTTCCATGATGTCACCACAGATAACAAACTCTTAAGAATCTTTAAGGATGGAACGCTGCTCTACAGCATCAG GTTGACATTAATACTGTCGTGTCCGATGGATCTAAAGAACTTTCCCATGGATGTGCAGACGTGCAGTATGCAGCTGGAGAGCT TCGGCTACACCATGAATGATCTGATCTTTGAGTGGCTTGATCAAGGACCGGTGCAGATGGCTGATGGTTTGACTCTACCGCAGTTCATTatgagagaggagaaagagCTGGGTTACTGCACCAAACACTACAACACAG GTAAGTTTACCTGCATCGAGGTGAAGTTCCATCTAGAGAGACAGATGGGATATTATCTGATCCAGATGTACATTCCCAGTCTGCTCATCGTCATTCTCTCCTGGGTGTCGTTCTGGATCAACATGGACGCCGCTCCGGCTCGAGTCGCGCTCGGCATCACCACCGTCCTCACCATGACAACACAGAGCTCAGGCTCCAGAGCTTCACTGCCAAAG GTTTCGTATGTGAAGGCGATAGACATCTGGATGTCCGTGTGTCTGCTGTTCGTCTTCGCTGCTTTACTGGAATACGCCGGCGTCAATTTCGTCTCCAGACAGCAGAAGGAGCTTCTGCGCTTGAAACGAAGACAGAGACGAAACCTGAAG GAGGACGAGCTGCAAGACGGACGTCTACACTTCACGGCCTACAGCATTACATCATGTGTTAAAGACGGAAACGCGGTGAAAAGTCCCTCGATGAACAGCGTCCAGACGCCGGGCCTGAAGGACACAGAGCCAAACAGACGCAAGTTTCTGGACAGAGCAAAGAGGATTGACACCATATCCAGAGCGGCGTTCCCGCTGGCTTTCCTCATCTTCAACATCTTCTACTGGATCACATACAAGATCATCAGACACGACAGCGCCAGGAAAGTCTAG